In Microbacterium sp. ABRD28, the genomic stretch TTTCGCCGATCTTCAGCGATCCGCCGTCGAGCGGCTCCAAGCCGACGATCGTCTTGAACAGGGTCGTCTTGCCGACGCCGTTGGGACCGATGACACCGACGATGCCGTTGGGCGGGAGGCTGAAACTCAGCCCGTCGATGAGCGATCGATCACCGAAACGCTTCTGCAGGTTCTTCGCCTCGATCACGATGCCGCCCAGACGCGGTCCCGGCGGAATCTGGATCTCCTCGAAGTCGAGCTTCCGGGTGCGATCGGCCTCGGCCGCCATCTCCTCGTAGCGCGCGAGGCGAGCTTTGGACTTGGCCTGCCGGCCCTTGGCATTGGAGCGGACCCACTCCAGCTCCTCCTTGAGGCGCTTGGCGAGTTTCGCGTCCTTCTTGCCCTGCACCTCCAGCCGCTCGCCCTTCTTCTCCAGGTAGGTCGAGTAGTTGCCCTCGTACCCGATGAGGCGACCGCGGTCGACTTCGGCGATCCACTCGGCCACGTTGTCGAGGAAGTAGCGATCGTGGGTGATGGCGATGACGGCGCCGGGATACTTCTGGAGGTGCTGCTCCAGCCAGAGCACACTCTCGGCGTCGAGGTGGTTGGTGGGCTCATCCAACAGCAGGAGATCGGGCTTCTGCAGCAGAAGCTTCGTCAATGCGACGCGACGCTTCTCACCCCCCGACAGCGGCGCGATCGCGGCCTCTCCGGGCGGGGTACGGAGCGCGTCCATGGCCTGCTCGAGCTGGGAGTCGAGGTCCCAGGCATCGGCGGCATCGATCTCCTCCTGCAACGTGCCCATCTCGGCCAGAAGAGCATCGAAGTCGGCATCGGGATCGGCCATCAGAGCGGAGATCTCGTTGAACCGGTCGAGCTTGGCCTTGATGGCGATTCCGTCCTGGATGTTCTCCAGCACCGTCTTGGACTCGTCCAGCTCGGGCTCCTGCATGAGGATCCCGACGGAGAATCCGGGACTGAGCTTGGCCTCGCCGTTCGAGGGCGTGTCCAGACCCGCCATGATCTTGAGGATCGTGGACTTCCCCGCCCCGTTGGGGCCGACCATTCCGATCTTCGCCCCCGGGAGGAAGGCCATCGTGACGTCGTCGAGGATCAGCTTGTCGCCGACCGCCTTGCGTGCCCGGACCATCGAGTAGATGTATTCAGCCATACCGTTCGCAGCTTCCCTTCGCGTCCCGACGTCAGCGTCCCAGCCTAGCCGGTCGGTTCTGCCGCCCCACGATCACCCGCCCCTGGGGGGCGGTCTGCCACTCACCAATCGATCGGGCGCGTCTCGCCCAGAAGGCACGCTCCGTCTGGAAGCGCCCCGAGCACGGTCGCGACCGGCTCGCCGGTGGCCTCACCCACTTGGCC encodes the following:
- the ettA gene encoding energy-dependent translational throttle protein EttA, coding for MAEYIYSMVRARKAVGDKLILDDVTMAFLPGAKIGMVGPNGAGKSTILKIMAGLDTPSNGEAKLSPGFSVGILMQEPELDESKTVLENIQDGIAIKAKLDRFNEISALMADPDADFDALLAEMGTLQEEIDAADAWDLDSQLEQAMDALRTPPGEAAIAPLSGGEKRRVALTKLLLQKPDLLLLDEPTNHLDAESVLWLEQHLQKYPGAVIAITHDRYFLDNVAEWIAEVDRGRLIGYEGNYSTYLEKKGERLEVQGKKDAKLAKRLKEELEWVRSNAKGRQAKSKARLARYEEMAAEADRTRKLDFEEIQIPPGPRLGGIVIEAKNLQKRFGDRSLIDGLSFSLPPNGIVGVIGPNGVGKTTLFKTIVGLEPLDGGSLKIGETVKISYVDQSRANIDPEKTLWEVVSDGLDIITVGKTEIPSRAYVSKFGFKGPDQQKKAGVLSGGERNRLNLALTLKEGGNLLLLDEPTNDLDVETLQSLENALLEFPGCAVVITHDRWFLDRIATHILAYEGTEEHPDKWYWFEGNFDAYEQNKIDRLGPDAATPHRSAYRKLTRD